In Flavobacterium luteolum, the DNA window CAAAAAAGAAAATGTCAATGAAAAGCTAGGGCTTCCGGTTCTTTCATTGTACGAAGAGATGGTTTGAGACTAAGGTTCTCAGATTCTGAGGTTCTAAGGTACTAAGTTTTTTAATTTTTAGCCTTAAGATCTCAGAACCTTAGCCCCTTAGTTCCTTAGCCCCTTAAAAATATTAATTTAAAACCGAAAATATGTTATTAAAGAAAAGAATACCAATGAAGTACGTTCTCGGGAAAATTAAAGTAGAAATTGCTCTAGTACTCGCATATACAGTACTATTTGAAATTTTCCATCATTATTTCATCAATCTTCCTGTAGATATCCCGATTGCGATTCCAACCATGATTGGAACAATTATTTCCTTATTATTAGCTTTTAAGTCCAATCAAGCTTATGACAGATGGTGGGAAGCGAGAATAGTTTGGGGAGCTGTAGTAAATGATTCAAGAACACTTATTCGTCAAGTTTTAACCTTTTACAATGATCCTGGTTATTCAGTTGAAGCCAGCGAATTCAAAGAAAATTTTGCTAAAAGGCAAATCGCTTGGTGTTACAGTTTAGGAGAATCGCTTAGAAAAAGAGATGCCATAAAACCGCTTGAAGGTTTAATTAGCGAAGAAGAAATCAAATACATCAAAAATCATCAGAACGTTCCGAATGCCATTTTGATGCTGCACGCAAGAGATTTAAGAACCGCTAAAAACGAAAAGAAAATCAATATGTACCAACAGGTAGAAATTGATAATACATTGTCAAGATTATGTGATGAAATGGGAAAATGTGAGCGTATTAAAAACACGATTTTTCCAACAACATACAGCATGTACATTAGATTGACCTTGTGTTTATTCATTTTTGTATTGCCTTTCGGATTAACAAGCGTATTAAGCTGGTTTGCAATTCCGTTGATTACTGCAATTGGTGCCGCTTTCTTTTTAATCGAAAGAATGGCGATTCATTTGCAAGATCCGTTTGAAAACCGACCAACAGATACTCCTGTTACGGCAATTGCAAATACAATTGAAAAAAATATTAAACAAATGCTGAATGAATATCAAAGTGAATTTGATATCCTAAAAGAATTTGAATTAAATGACGAACCTAAGAAAGTCGAGAAAGACGCTTATTTTGTCTTATAACTATTTAATTTTGGTCTTCTTTTAATTGTTGGCTGGACAGTGTGTAGTTGCACTGTCCAGTTTTTTTGTTTTGTCATTTTAAAAAATGAATATAGACAACAATTATAACACAAACATCTTAAATATAGCCTGCGGTTTCAACCGCTGGAACGCAAAGAATATCAAAAACTACTATGCGTTCCCGTGGTTGAAACCACGGGCTATGTTAATTTGATGATGTTGATAATATTGTGTTGATTTTCTTAGTCTACAATTGCTTCGCCAATCTCCCCAATGTCTGAATAGCAGTTCTCAATTCATTTGACCAAGGCAATCCAAAACTCAATCGCATGCAGTTAGAAAATTGATTTTGAAATGAAAAAATCCTTCCGGGCGCAATACTAATATTATGCTGTAATGCTAAATGATAAAAAGCAGCGGTATCTATTTTTTTATCCAATTCGACCCAAAGAAAGAACCCCCCTTGAGGCTGACTCACTTTGGTTCCTGCAGGAAAAGATTCTAAAACAGTATTGATGTAATTGGTGCAGTTTCGATTCAGAATTTGGCGAATTTTTCTAAGATGATTTTCATAACGGCCATTTTTTAAAAAGTCACCAACGACTTCGTGTGTAATAGTTGAATTGGAGATCGTATGGTATAATTTGGTTCTTAGAACTTCTTTTTTAAACTTCCCAGGCGAAACCCAACCCACACGATAGCCTGGTGCCAGACTTTTGGAAACCGAACTGCAGCACAAAACAATACCGCTTTCATCATAAGTTTTACAGTTTGTCGGACGGCTTGTTCCAAAATACAAATCGCCGTGAATATCATCTTCAATTAGCGGGACATTATAAAAATCCATTAAACGGACAATTTCCTTTTTATGTTCATTTGGTAGCATGCTTCCCGACGGATTACTGAAATTACTCATCAAAACACAAGCTTTTACTTTATTCGTAGAAAGTGTTTTTTTGACCGCTTCCAATTCGATTCCTGTTGTCATATTAGTTGGAAGTTCCATTACATACAAACCCAATGATCTCGCCAATTGCAGAATTCCAAAGTAAACCGGGCTTTCTGTAATAATCGTATCTCCCGGCTTAGTCAGCGTTAGTAAACAATCCGAAATTGCCGAAATACAGCCCGGAGTTGTTATAATATCATCTTCAGTCAAAGAACCGCCCCAAGTAAACGACCAGCGCGCAATTTCTTTTCTTAAATTACTATTACCTTCAATTTCTTCATAACTCGTTCCGCTGTTGGGTAATTGGCGCATGGCCTGAACCATACCTTTATTAAGTTTCGCAATCGGAAGTAATTCATTTGATGGAAAACCAAGCGAAAGCATCGTAATATCTTTTTTACGCATATCACCATAAACCAAATCAACCAAATCCTCGCGTTCAATGTTTTCAAGTGTTAAAAGCGGTGTGCTTGCCGATGGTTCTGGAATTGTTCTAGCCGAAATATTACTTACATAATAGCCTGATTGCGGTCTAGATTCGATCAAAGAACGACTTTCAACTTCGTAATATGCCTTGCTGACAGTACTCATGCTGTAACCAGTTTCAGCGCACACTTCTCGTATAGATGGCAGTTTGTCGCCTACATTTAAAAGTCCAGATTTGATCTGTTTTTCGATGAGGTCAGCAAATTGAAGATATAAGTAATTGGAATTTTTCATTGTAAAAATAAAAACTGTTATGCTGCAATTTACAAAAACTGTATCTGTATTGCTGTTTAATTTTTTAGAAATTTGCTTCATCAAAAGAAAACAAATCAAATCGGAGTTTTTGTGAAAACAACAAAGTATTATATAGCGGCAATTATTGCTTTTACCACATGGGGACTTTTCAGCTTGGTTTTAAGGCCAATTCATGAGTATCCGTCATTAGATATTCTATTTTTCCGTGTGTTTAGCTGTAGTATTTTGATGCTTTTGATCGCCCTTTTATTCAAAAGAAAACAAATAAAAGAGACCATCGAAATTTTTAAAGCATTGCCAAAATCAGAAAAAAGAAAATCTGTTTTATTGAATATTGGCGGAAGTGCTTTTTTGATGGGAAATTGGTTTACGTATATTTATGTAATGAATCATGTCAGTGTTAAAGCAACTTCTCTAGCGTATTTAGTTTGCCCGATTCTGACCACCATATTAGCTTATTTTATATTGCAGGAAAAACTGTCCAAAACGCAGTGGATTTCTGTGGGATTAAGCATTTCAGGCTGTGTTTTGCTGTCTTATGCCGCTATTATGGATATGGTTTTCAGTATTATTATCGGATTAACTTATGCCTCTTATTTAGTAAGCCAGCGTGCGAATAAAGGTTTTGATAAATTTATTGTACTGACTTTTCATATTACCTTGGCAGCATTAGTATTATTACCGTTTTATCCGGTTTTTGGGGGACCGGTTCCAACGGAATTTAAGTTTTATCTCTGCATTGAAACCATTGCAATTGTATTTACTATAATTCCGTTATTTCTCAATTTATATGCACTTTCAGGAATCAACTCTTCGACAGTTGGAATGTTATTAAACATTAATCCGATGATTGCATTTGGTTTGGCGGCCTTCTTTTTCAAAGAAAATATTACGCCATTGCAGATTACAGCATATGGTATCATTTTTACCGCAGTGTTAGTTTTTAATTCGCATCATATTTTTGCCATAAAGCAAAAAATGACCTCAATATCCAAAGGTTCTTAATTCTTA includes these proteins:
- a CDS encoding PLP-dependent aminotransferase family protein; this translates as MKNSNYLYLQFADLIEKQIKSGLLNVGDKLPSIREVCAETGYSMSTVSKAYYEVESRSLIESRPQSGYYVSNISARTIPEPSASTPLLTLENIEREDLVDLVYGDMRKKDITMLSLGFPSNELLPIAKLNKGMVQAMRQLPNSGTSYEEIEGNSNLRKEIARWSFTWGGSLTEDDIITTPGCISAISDCLLTLTKPGDTIITESPVYFGILQLARSLGLYVMELPTNMTTGIELEAVKKTLSTNKVKACVLMSNFSNPSGSMLPNEHKKEIVRLMDFYNVPLIEDDIHGDLYFGTSRPTNCKTYDESGIVLCCSSVSKSLAPGYRVGWVSPGKFKKEVLRTKLYHTISNSTITHEVVGDFLKNGRYENHLRKIRQILNRNCTNYINTVLESFPAGTKVSQPQGGFFLWVELDKKIDTAAFYHLALQHNISIAPGRIFSFQNQFSNCMRLSFGLPWSNELRTAIQTLGRLAKQL
- a CDS encoding EamA family transporter, whose product is MKTTKYYIAAIIAFTTWGLFSLVLRPIHEYPSLDILFFRVFSCSILMLLIALLFKRKQIKETIEIFKALPKSEKRKSVLLNIGGSAFLMGNWFTYIYVMNHVSVKATSLAYLVCPILTTILAYFILQEKLSKTQWISVGLSISGCVLLSYAAIMDMVFSIIIGLTYASYLVSQRANKGFDKFIVLTFHITLAALVLLPFYPVFGGPVPTEFKFYLCIETIAIVFTIIPLFLNLYALSGINSSTVGMLLNINPMIAFGLAAFFFKENITPLQITAYGIIFTAVLVFNSHHIFAIKQKMTSISKGS
- a CDS encoding bestrophin family protein; the encoded protein is MLLKKRIPMKYVLGKIKVEIALVLAYTVLFEIFHHYFINLPVDIPIAIPTMIGTIISLLLAFKSNQAYDRWWEARIVWGAVVNDSRTLIRQVLTFYNDPGYSVEASEFKENFAKRQIAWCYSLGESLRKRDAIKPLEGLISEEEIKYIKNHQNVPNAILMLHARDLRTAKNEKKINMYQQVEIDNTLSRLCDEMGKCERIKNTIFPTTYSMYIRLTLCLFIFVLPFGLTSVLSWFAIPLITAIGAAFFLIERMAIHLQDPFENRPTDTPVTAIANTIEKNIKQMLNEYQSEFDILKEFELNDEPKKVEKDAYFVL